A stretch of Oncorhynchus mykiss isolate Arlee chromosome 26, USDA_OmykA_1.1, whole genome shotgun sequence DNA encodes these proteins:
- the LOC110506425 gene encoding haptoglobin isoform X1 encodes MWSSLAVLLAASCVCLAQVRIKIKTQESHAIDEISGDSNLRFRRMVGGTLAPHVPWQAMVYLSENVMNGGFAGGALISDRWVLTSGRNLFVRKSRQDTQGKEPIIPKVYLGITRRSQANASKEVAVEKVVLHPGFQNVSDWDNDLALIQLKRPFTLSEDVMPIPLPERGEDLAEAAQKKGIITGWGLGVHFTAAESLKHLVLPVVPHGFCKAEYNPSGQVLSRTPTIDDNMFCTGASKYQENVCFGDAGGALAVQDPKDSRVYAAGILSFDKACAREKYAVYMKLSAYMPWINSVLRGDNETSASLRSSVMSDMYSRQL; translated from the exons ATGTG GTCATCCCTGGCAGTGCTCCTCGCAGCctcctgtgtctgtctggctCAGGTCAGAATCAAAATCAAAACCCAAGAATCACATGCAATTGATGAGATCTCAGGCGATTCAA ACCTGCGCTTCAGGCGTATGGTTGGGGGCACCCTGGCCCCTCATGTCCCCTGGCAGGCCATGGTCTACCTGAGTGAAAACGTCATGAACGGGGGCTTCGCTGGGGGAGCTCTAATCTCTGACCGCTGGGTCCTGACCTCTGGCAGGAACTTGTTTGTCAGGAAGAGTAGGCAGGACACCCAGGGGAAAGAACCAATCATCCCCAAGGTGTACCTAGGCATCACGCGACGCTCCCAAGCCAATGCTTCCAAAGAAGTTGCTGTTGAAAAG GTGGTTCTGCACCCAGGCTTCCAGAACGTGTCAGACTGGGACAACGACCTGGCTCTGATTCAGCTGAAGCGGCCATTCACACTGAGCGAGGATGTGATGCCCATCCCTCTGCCTGAGAGGGGTGAGGACCTGGCTGAGGCAGCCCAGAAGAAAGGCATCATCACAGGCTGGGGCTTGGGGGTCCACTTCACCGCCGCTGAGTCACTGAAACACCTGGTGTTGCCTGTGGTACCGCACGGCTTCTGTAAAGCAGAGTACAACCCCAGTGGCCAAGTGCTGAGCAGGACTCCTACCATAGACGACAACATGTTCTGTACTGGAGCCAGCAAGTACCAGGAGAATGTGTGCTTTGGGGATGCAGGCGGTGCCCTGGCAGTCCAGGACCCCAAAGACAGCAGAGTGTATGCTGCAGGGATCCTGTCCTTCGATAAGGCCTGTGCCAGGGAGAAATACGCTGTCTACATGAAGCTCTCTGCCTACATGCCTTGGATCAACAGTGTCCTCAGGGGCGACAATGAGACATCAGCCAGTCTCCGCTCCAGTGTAATGTCTGACATGTATTCGAGGCAGTTGTAG
- the LOC110506425 gene encoding haptoglobin isoform X2 gives MTGIKEKASREERKDRSSVSTSSKLNDLRFRRMVGGTLAPHVPWQAMVYLSENVMNGGFAGGALISDRWVLTSGRNLFVRKSRQDTQGKEPIIPKVYLGITRRSQANASKEVAVEKVVLHPGFQNVSDWDNDLALIQLKRPFTLSEDVMPIPLPERGEDLAEAAQKKGIITGWGLGVHFTAAESLKHLVLPVVPHGFCKAEYNPSGQVLSRTPTIDDNMFCTGASKYQENVCFGDAGGALAVQDPKDSRVYAAGILSFDKACAREKYAVYMKLSAYMPWINSVLRGDNETSASLRSSVMSDMYSRQL, from the exons ATGACAGGGATCAAAGAGAAGGCAAgcagggaggaaaggaaggacaGATCCTCAGTCTCAACTTCCTCCAAGCTGAATG ACCTGCGCTTCAGGCGTATGGTTGGGGGCACCCTGGCCCCTCATGTCCCCTGGCAGGCCATGGTCTACCTGAGTGAAAACGTCATGAACGGGGGCTTCGCTGGGGGAGCTCTAATCTCTGACCGCTGGGTCCTGACCTCTGGCAGGAACTTGTTTGTCAGGAAGAGTAGGCAGGACACCCAGGGGAAAGAACCAATCATCCCCAAGGTGTACCTAGGCATCACGCGACGCTCCCAAGCCAATGCTTCCAAAGAAGTTGCTGTTGAAAAG GTGGTTCTGCACCCAGGCTTCCAGAACGTGTCAGACTGGGACAACGACCTGGCTCTGATTCAGCTGAAGCGGCCATTCACACTGAGCGAGGATGTGATGCCCATCCCTCTGCCTGAGAGGGGTGAGGACCTGGCTGAGGCAGCCCAGAAGAAAGGCATCATCACAGGCTGGGGCTTGGGGGTCCACTTCACCGCCGCTGAGTCACTGAAACACCTGGTGTTGCCTGTGGTACCGCACGGCTTCTGTAAAGCAGAGTACAACCCCAGTGGCCAAGTGCTGAGCAGGACTCCTACCATAGACGACAACATGTTCTGTACTGGAGCCAGCAAGTACCAGGAGAATGTGTGCTTTGGGGATGCAGGCGGTGCCCTGGCAGTCCAGGACCCCAAAGACAGCAGAGTGTATGCTGCAGGGATCCTGTCCTTCGATAAGGCCTGTGCCAGGGAGAAATACGCTGTCTACATGAAGCTCTCTGCCTACATGCCTTGGATCAACAGTGTCCTCAGGGGCGACAATGAGACATCAGCCAGTCTCCGCTCCAGTGTAATGTCTGACATGTATTCGAGGCAGTTGTAG